Below is a genomic region from Argiope bruennichi chromosome 11, qqArgBrue1.1, whole genome shotgun sequence.
TGGTCTACCCCTTCTAGCTATAAATCGACGGAATGCCGTTAAAAAAGAATCGGTACTTAGAGAAGTCACAAGTTCTAGATGAACAGCTCGATATACAGCACAAGTGAACAATGCAATCCAAACCTTCGAACTGTTCTTCAAGAAAAGTGGTCCCTCTAAGTCGACTCCCGTCATTTCAAAGGCCACTGTGTCGGAAACTCGATCTTCAGGCAGCGGACAAGACTCAGTAGTCAATGGTTTTGCTTTATAACGTTTACATTTCAAACAACCATTAAGTACATTTCTAATAGTTTTACGTGATTCTACAatccaaaatttttctcttaaaatagaCAGCATAATCTGAATACCAGCATGACAATGTTTTCTGTGAACAGATTCAATCAAACACTTAGTAAATATATAATCACTTGGCAAAAGAATTGGACTCAAAAAGTCTGGTACATCTTTACGTTCAGTTATACGTGTCTTAACTCTTAAAATACCAACATCATCTTTAAAAATGTCAATTGACAATATTGAACTTTTATCAGCAAAATATTGGTTTTGGATTAAACGTATCAATACAGTTTCTGCGTTTTCGATTTCTGATAGAGAAAGTTTGAAGATttagaaacagaatttttcttacaGTTATTTATGAAACTTAAAGTCCATGCAACcacattcagaattttatcataatCAGAAAACCTAGAGGCATACCAGGGGGTTGTCTCTTCCGACAAATTTACATTACTTAATTtggtttttcttctttctgtctCTATTTCGTTAATGTCATAGCAAATATTATCTAATGGCCAGCATTCCGGAGGCATTAAGAACCAATTGGGGCCATTCCACCATTCAGACTTCAGCATATATTTTATAGAGCAACCTCTTGATAATAAATCAGCCGGGTTCATATTTCCTGGCACATGGCGCCATAACTGAGATCCAGACAACTGTTTGATTTCTTTCACTCTATTCGTAACAAAAACTGACCAATCTCCTTGCTCCTAAATCCACCAAAGGGCAACTGAAGAATCAGTCCAGAACGTGATTCTCATATCTGGTAAGTCAAGGGCATTACGAACAGAATTTGCCAACCTTGCCCCAATGCAACATGCCATCAGTTCGAGGCGCGGTATGCTCAAAGTTTTCAAGGGAGCAACTCTAGATTTCGCCCGTACAAGAGTAACTTTTACTACATCCGAATCAACAGATCGTACAAAAATACAGGCTGCATATGCTTTTTTCCTGGCAtctacaaaaacattaaattcagaACTTTCTAGAATTACCATATATCGCGGAATTTTTACATTGTTCAATAAAGATATATCAGTTGGCCATTTACAAAACTCTTCAATAAAACAATTTGGGAGTATTTCGTCCCAAGAAATTTTACTCTTCCAAGTTTCCTGTAACAGAAGTTTGGGGAGTAAAGTGGCTGGGACTAACATACCAATAGAATCAAATATTTGCTGTACAAGggacaaaattaatcttttagtaACTCTAGTTTcacaagttaaaatttcaaaatcaattttacattttaaagtatcctcatctaaattccaaattattcctaAAACTGAAGTATTTCCAGAATGTTTACTGATATGTTTACATTCCACAATGCTCTCCCAACCTCTCAAGTTAAAACAACCCTTAGACATAATGAATTTtgccttttcaataaaattctcagCCTCTGAAATACTACAAACTCCAGTTAAACAATTGTCAacataaaaagaacatttgagTTTCTGCAcaacatcataaaattcagtacaaTTTTCAAGAAGATGCATAATTGtagcattcaataaaaatgggcTCGAAGAAACACCAAATACAATTCTACAATGTCTGTAAATCAATTCTTCATTACAAGGATAAAAGAATCGaagtaaatttatatctttagGTGCAACAGATAACATTAAGAATGCCTTCTCAATATCTGCACTAATACCAATTGGATACATTCTAAATCGATCGAGAATATCTGGTATTAATTCTATTAGATTAATTCCCTTAAACAAACATTCGTTCAAAGAAGGTTTCCCTCGCTCAAAAGCAGAAGCGTCAAAAACCGGGCGAAGTTTTGTAGTTTGACTTTCCAATTTAATCACTGGCCGGTGTGATAAATAATggcattctttatttaattctaaatccGGCACACGTTCAATAATATTCAAGTTTTCCCAATCCTCAAACACTTTCTTGTAATCCGAAAAGAATTCCCCATTTGCAAATTTGCTCATCATTTTTTCATGTCTTTTCCAGACTAATTCTTTATTACTAGGTAAATTCTTGGAATCATGTTTCCAAGGAAGTTCAACATATCTTCCATcaggaagaatttttattttgtcattaaaatcatttaaatcaatatcGCCTTTTCCCCTTCAAATTCGGTGGGGCTAGAAATACCCAAAACTTCAAGTTGCCAAAGTTTATTTACTGGAAAGGTCATGGAATGCATTGATAATGTCgttaaaatatcatcttttttataataaccCTTTCCAAAAACAATCCAACCGAGTTTCGTTTCAACTGCGGTTAAACCAGATTCCAATTCAATTGCATTTCCTGTCAATAACTTTCCTAAAACATCTGCGCcgatcaaaagattaatttctgtttcattttggAAAGAATCCGagaaatctattttctttcttttcaattcattcaaaatatctttatccTCAATCCTAAGAATAAAGCCGTAGATTCTTCTTTCCGAAAGAACTTCAAAACTACAAGAAAATGTTTTGTCTAAATTGCTGACCTCGATCGGGAATACATCATGATTCATCGGTTTAGTTTCTTTCCCGCCGTATAACGCATGAATAACAGTTTCAGTTCTAAGTGGAGAAACATTGAGTTGATTTACGATGTTTTCATTTATGTAGCTAGATTGCAAACCAGAATCGAAAACAGCGCGAATTAATTTCTGCTGACCTTGATGTCTAATGAAAATACAGAGCGTTTGCAAAAAGATAGTTTCGCTTTTGCTGATGTTAGAGAGGGAATTCTCAGATTTTGGCGCAACACATCTAGATTCATTATTTCTATCGCACATTGAATCAAAATGATGGCTATTACAATGTGAacaattcaattgatttttaatattacaaaatttacttatatgcccagatttttttaaacaagtaaaaCATGtaccttttttctttaatattaatttcttatcatcTAAAGACATTTTCTTAgctgaaaaaaatttctcactaaGGTGCGATTTGTcacaaaaaatacagttttgaacCTTCTTACCTTGCGTTTGAAGACTTACCAACGCTGAAGCAATTGTTGATTCAATCGGTTGTAACTGTTCATTATGAATTCTGTCATTATCTCTTCGACGACAGCCTGGCTGGGATCCGAATCCAGCTCTAGCAAGGTCGATCATTTCTTCACCTTTTACTTCCTGGCGTATGAAGCTCATTAAGAACTCTAAAGTTCGTGGATCTTTAGTCTCTGACAGGCTACGTTGATTCTGGCTCCTTTCCCAGGCCAATAAGATTTCTTCAGGCAAACAGGACTCCACAAGTGAACACAGGAATTCGCTATATTTTTCCTGAGTACGTCCTAGGCTTTCTAGGGCGCGTATTTTCCCTTCCAGTTCGTAATATAATGCTGGAAGGTCAGTCTTGGAACGTCCGGAGGCCGCATTCTTCATCACCATGGACAGCAAGTCTCTCACGTATATTTGAACTAGTAAGTCTTCCCGTCCGAATCTTTCTTTTAGCTGAGCGATGGCTTTTGGATAGTTTTCAGCTGTAGCCGGGAAACTTTCCACAACACGGGCTGCCTTCGTTTTTGGCACAACAGCTTGCAGTAAAtactgaaatttgtcttcattcgGAATGCTTGCATCCTCATCGATTTTCTTAAATTGACTCCAGAAGGTTAGGTCACCATGCACACGAAAACACACacgtaaactttattgaaaacaCCTTTTCTCTGATTAGGATATTTAATCCAGAAATGCCCACAGAAATCTACTCCCActttgttaaaaggaaaattttgagaaattctctCGGTTGGCAATTGACCCATAATTTGTGAACAAGTAACgggttttgctttaaaacaaattgtaCAGTTATTAACTTATTTCCTGCACATATTACGACCATTTAAGGGCCAGAATCACTCTGTCTAACAATAGACAATAAAGTTTGTGGACCTACATGCAATTGTCTCTTGTGAGTCAATTCAAGAATCAAATTAGTTAACTTGTGATTCTTAGGAAGAATTATTTGgtgttttttgtcataatttaaattactatatgCCAGTCTACCTCCTACTCTTAGTACCTTTTCAGAGTCTAGAAATGGAGAGagatttttttatcttactttgaGGGCTAACCATACCCTTAGTGGACAAGTCCTTTAATTCTGATTCAAATTCTACCTGTTGCACCAACTTCACAAGCGTAGTTTCCGCTCGTTGGACTTCGGATATCTTCAATGGTCCAATTTGTTTGTTAAATGGTTGCTTACAATTATCGATGAACCTGTAAATATAACTCAGAACACAATAAaagtttttggaaattattagatacagaaagaattttgttcaaaaaactaTTGTCCAAAGTCACAGCCAAAGTTTTTCTCTCAGACGATTTTAGTTCTTCCTGACACACACTGTCATCACTAAGTATCACGTCATCATTTTTAGGGACAATGTTTTCTTTATGTAGGAAACTCGGTCCATTCCACCACTTCTCACAGTTCAACAGTTAGTCGGCGCTGATGCCTCTCGTAAGAAGATCAGATGGATTGTCCTTTCCAGGACAATGGTGCCACGTATCTTTGTTTGTCAAGGATTGTATTTCCTTCACACGGTTGGCGACAAAGACTTTCCATCTGCTGCTGGAATCTTGAATCCAACTCAAGGCTATAGTGGAATCTGTCCAAAAGTGGTTGGTTGCTGGTATTTTCTCACTGAGGACTCTTGATACTTCTTTTGCCAATCTCGCAGCAAGTAACGCACCCATTAATTCCAAACGTGGAAGGGATAATGGCTTTAGAGGAGCCACACGGCATTTTTAAGCTAAAAGATACACACAAATTTTGTTAGGAGTTTTCAGTCTTAAATATGAGACAGCTCCATACGCTTTAATGCTAGAATAGGAAAATGTGTGCATTTCACACTCTGGGGGATTCTCACTATCACACTCAAGGACATGTCTAGGAATCTGAAGTTTATCTAAGAAAGACGCTTCTGAACACCACTGTTCAAACTTCTCATTAACATCTGGCAGTAACTCTTCGTCCCAGTCTGTTTTACTTTGCCAGAtttcttgaaataagattttaaatcttatagtGAAGGGGGATACAAATCCCATTGGATCAAATATTCTGCCTGCGGCCATCAACAAGAATCGTTCAGTGTTTTTCCTTTTCAGAAGGAAGTCCAATAGACCTTTTAAATTAAGACTAACATAGTCATTTTGAGGACTCCACGAAAGTCCCAAAACACGATGTGGTTTTTTCACGAAATCGTTAATATTTAAATGGTCGAAATGTTCTGTCtgccattgtttcattaaatcacAGTCATTTGAAATCCACTTCCGCAAATTCATCCATGATTTTTGCTGCTGTGTTTGACAAGTCAAATGCTGATGATACGTCGTCTTCACCAGCGACGAGATCGTCCACGTAAAAACAACTATCGAGTGTCCGCACAGTAACGGGATATTGTTCCTTATATTTCTCAATATGGGTTTTTATAGTTGCGGCCAATAGAAATGGAGACGAGTTTACACCAAAAAGAACTCGATTGAATCTATACACTTTAACATCGTTTTCACTGTTAGCCACAAGAAACCTAACTGCGTCTTGTGATCTGGAGAAAGGCTTTTTCCATATCAGCTAAAATGGCTATTTTGTTCAAGCGAAAGGATATCAACAAATCAAATatgtttggatttaaattaactcCTTGATATAAACAATCGTTCAGCGATAATTGTCCTATTTCATGTGCACTAGCATCAAAAACTATACGTAATTTTGTTGTtagagattcattttttattatcacttgGTGAGGAAGATAAAACACTGGGTTATTTGTTGAAGCAAACGGATTTGTTACCCTCTCAATTATCCCCTCATCTATGTAACCCTTTAAAACTTTACAATACTCAGAATACAACACcttatcattttgcatttttctcataAGACTGCTGAGTCGTCTTTTTGCTAAATCAAAATTATCGCTCAACTCATTACTATCTCTTTTCCACGGGAGTCCCACCTCATACctaccatttttaaaacatatgttttCCTTAAACAATTCTAAATTCATGTCCTCTTCACTAGTAATACCCTCGTCCTTGACACCTATTGATTCTAACTCCCAAAAGGTGtttaatgttgtatttaaatcACTATCTCGAATTAAAGCACagtgaattttattattcacCTCCTCATCTACACTTCCGCTAGCGACATATCCGTACACTGTATTTTGCAAAAGTAGTCGAGAATCTCCTGTATAAATTTGACCTGACCTaagcaattcataaaatatttccgcgcctaataaaacatcaatttttccaggaatattaaatttgtagtctGCCAGCTCAATATCGTTAGGTAAGTCAATTGAAACATTAATCATTCTTGACGGAATTAAATCGGTTATTTTTTTTGACAACTAGCAAATTAAGctcttttttaaaactcatatcaAGATTATTTATGGTTGCCATAACACACCCATTAACAGCCATTGATGAATCATTTAAACAAGAtacaagtaaattaattttctcattcctCAACTGCAATCTATCCGCACAATccttctttataaaatttgactCGCTTCCTCCGTCTAGGAGGCACCTCACTTCATGTCTCGCGCCGTATCTGTCTCGTATTAAGCATCGCAAGGTActcaataaaactgtttttgttttgttttgcaaaaaacTCGTAGCCACTACTGATGCATTTCTCTCGCTCTCAATTTGGGGGAAGGCAATATTTGCTGACCCTCCCTGACTCTGACTGACGTAAGCATGTGCATTTGGATTCAACGGCGTCGAATCATTGGCTCCTGTTGCTGTTTGTGCCTGGGTGGAAGAGTTATCTCTTTTGGGATAATGAATTAATCTATTGTGCGGTTtcccacaaaaacaatttttagctctACACGGCTTTTTAACGAAACAATTTgaggaaaaacatttataacataaGCAATTAGTTTTCACGATATCTATTCTTTCGTCAACGCTAAGAGATTTGAACACAGGACACAAATACAGCAGTTGGGATTCCTttgttttacaactatttacaatgCATTTCGCATTTTTAACGGAAGACAGATAAacacttaaagtattttttgaccCACGACTATTATTTTGATTACTGACATCATAACGCCGTGgttcatatttagatttataattaggtATTAAACTTTGTTCTCCTTTAATTTTTCCCTTCGACGATATGAAAATATCGCATTCTCTGCCTAACTCATGTGGTTTAAACCACGTCTCGATTATTTTATCTGACACTATTAATTCACAAATTGATTTTAAGTCTTTTACCTCCCGTAACTGACAATAGTATTCAAAGGTTGCACTCAATGTAGATGCGAACTGCACATAACTTTCATTGGGTAACCTTTGcgcctttttaaagtgatttagaCATTCTTGAGGTATTGGTTGAAACTCTTTTAACACTATGGCTTTAAGTTTATCATAATTACTGAAATCTTCTTCTCG
It encodes:
- the LOC129956678 gene encoding uncharacterized protein LOC129956678: MPCGSSKAIIPSTFGINGCVTCCEIGKRSIKSPQFIDNCKQPFNKQIGPLKISEVQRAETTLVKLVQQVEFESELKDLSTKGMKIDEDASIPNEDKFQYLLQAVVPKTKAARVVESFPATAENYPKAIAQLKERFGREDLLVQIYVRDLLSMVMKNAASGRSKTDLPALYYELEGKIRALESLGRTQEKYSEFLCSLVESCLPEEILLAWERSQNQRSLSETKDPRTLEFLMSFIRQEVKGEEMIDLARAGFGSQPGCRRRDNDRIHNEQLQPIESTIASALEQGDWSVFVTNRVKEIKQLSGSQLWRHVPGNMNPADLLSRGCSIKYMLKSEWWNGPNWFLMPPECWPLDNICYDINEIETERRKTKLSNVNLSEETTPWYASRFSDYDKILNVVAWTLSFINNYDVGILRVKTRITERKDVPDFLSPILLPSDYIFTKCLIESVHRKHCHAGIQIMLSILREKFWIVESRKTIRNVLNGCLKCKRYKAKPLTTESCPLPEDRVSDTVAFEMTGVDLEGPLFLKNSSKVWIALFTCAVYRAVHLELVTSLSTDSFLTAFRRFIARRGRPRTVYSDNGTDFRGANNELSELDWEKITRKANIRRILWKFNPPTVSWWGGFWERLIRVLKELLRRSLGKSILSFEELETVLCDCESVINSRPLTYISENSDDLIPLTPSMFLIENRNFSTNDIDMVETERLRKRIRYRTKLLKDLRLRFRKEYLSLLIQKQNKKKNIHEPKIGEVVLIGDDSKKRLNWPLAIVADVLPGRDGKIRTVKVKTQSGVSLRPVQRIFPLELNINEIDSLTKSDNESIKNETICKGDFPRTSSTPEATEFKFTRSGRCVKAPKKLDLFNNVCYVLETLSESQGGGDVVKRSEM